The nucleotide window ctggtttatgctggtccttcgctggtttatgctggcccttcgctggtttatgctggtccttcgctggtttatgctggtcctttgctggtttatgctggtccttcgctggtttatgctggtccttcgctggtttatgttggtccttcgctggtttatgctggtcctttgctggtttatgctggcccttcgctggtttatggtggtccttcgctggtttatgctggtccttcgctggtttatgctggtcctttgctggtttatgctggcccttcgctggtttatgctggtcctttgctggtttatgctggtcctttgctggtttatgctggtcctttgctggtttatgctggtcctttgctggtcctttgatggtttatgctggtcctttgctggtttatgctggtccttcgctggtttatgctggtccttcgctggtttatgctggtcctttgctggtttatgctggtcctttgctggtttatgctggtcctttgctggtcctttgatggtttatgctggtcctttgctggtttatgctggtccttcgctgatttatgctggtccttcgctggtttatgctggtccttcgctggtttatgctggtcctttgctggtttatgctggccctttgctggtttatgctggtccttcgctggtttatgctggtccttcgctggtttatgctggtcctttgctggtcctttgctggtttatgctggtcctttgctggtttatgctggtccttcgctggtttatgctggtccttgaccagcaacatgaccagcataaaccagcaaaggaccagcataaaccagccaaaaccagcatcccagcaccaaaacatacctaaccagcatatgctggttttgtcAGCAGGGAACTAAGCCAAAATAGCCCAAACAAACTAATACCAAAACAGCGCCTGGGCATGGTACACCTGAAGGGTGGCCATGGCGTGCAAAGGCAGAGACAGCTTGTCCAGCAGCATGGTAAACGCGGCCCACTAGGGCAGACGAGCGCTCACATGCTCTGGAGGGtagatgcggccggtcccgccaggtggcagcgccgcgtgggcaaAGATGCACCGCCACAGTGCGCTCAACCTGGGGAACCAACGCGTATCCCTGTGCTGCCctgccatcgagggtggcgaggggagaggagctgggcagcgggcaAGATGAAAAGGGCGCCCCCCACTTTTttaccagctcctcgtgcacctccgggaagaaagggaggaggagcatagccgagagcttgGTGTCAACCTCCGACAGGGCAGCGACCACAGAGGGGCGCTGAGCTGCCGGAATGCCATCCTCACTCTCaaactctccctctgatgctgcaacagacatctcatcctcctgTGGAGCaccaaaggagacgctcagcccggcgtCTCCTTCTGGAAGCTCGATGGGCTCACGCTGAGgtgcagaagaccgcagggctttggCAGCCGGCGGTACGTTCTGCACAGTGACTTGGAtgtccccctcgtgcctcgccacgccggccgaaaagcattgacggctcaaCGACTGGCCACGGGGCAACgaggggagccgcctcgcgaacgagcggcgggacttcagcataagcatggtcatgcgttcgcaatgaacgcacgaaccatccgtgaacgccgcCTCAGCATGCTCACGGCCCAGACATGTGAgtcagcgttcatgtccgtctaGAGAGGTAAGGAAACTGCCAAAttcagaagcgcacggccggaaagccattctgaaaagaacgtctttacacagccgtgagaaatcactcttttagtcccggtctgcctagggaggaaaccgcggcaccactgtgcactcagatgggcttgctcgctggagagcaggaggcctttaatggccgtgaaaacggtccccgcaggatcccgctggcagctgccaaacactcttttagatgTTGCTCTTTTAGATAGGCAGCGCGCCAGCGGGGAGAGAGTATGAACTCGCAGGAACAATAACGTGTTGTCTCGAGCATTGAGAGGCTCTGAagcgaaaatctgaatgagtggtgcgtgccgccatcttatatacccgtatgtacgggggagtggcttggcattcaaataccactcgccaatgttcattagccttttgaataaggctcagagatgattggtctctcaagtgagttcccaatgtaacgtcgaagtgattcgactggaggggaactcattttgagaaaatgtttttaaatatatgtattgtaattgaaatctattgacacaaatagatacaatgctataaaagaaacacttaacagtgtcttttgaatgttttctttctactagtctgaaaaaacattttatgaaaaaccaaaaaagcccaaaatcgtaaacttgacaggtgcatgaaaaaactgcgttTTTACCTGTAGTGTCTCACCTTAAGTTGAAATGACTTCTAACAGCAGCTGCAATGACATGACTTTACCAATCAGCGATTGGCTGTTTTATTTAAATGGcgtgatttaaattttttttttactgataagTCTGTTTTCATAAAGCAGCGCAATGGCTTCCTAATAGTACCCTCCCTCAGAAAACTTATCATCTAGCAGTTTTATCAATGGTTGaataaaaaaatggtaaaatttataaatacaaaaatgttagTCAAATATGCAATGGATGTGTTATTGCAACACCTCATcagtgtaaacaatgccactgaaccaaacaaaacttgcatattttgctgattattgctgctgaaaattaccaattgttgtcatgtttttggCTGTACTGATCAACCAGAGTGGGAAAACATTTTAAGTACTATAGACTGAAAAGTTattacaaatcaaggagaagagtgcaaaaaactgtctgaggaacaaaagtttgtggttggccaaactgaactaggatttccagggcaacaatcttgacaacatttgtatttgttcttatcatttccaatcagataggtgaaatattagactaacaTCTTAAGTAATTAAATGTTTGTACATGTCTTTACCAACTATTAACTGTTAGTagattagtttgtcaaaatattgcgccctttcctccttactaagtccttctctatatgatttagcagcttccaagtTTGTctttggtttagacagcataaattatacaatgtattcagtagtatattaaccgtgcaatctatgctgttgtttacatctgagtatctccaaaatcgtgacataagtgcaagcCCACAATAAATCAACCTGctatcatttaaaattagacaaaatcCTAAAAAAggcagacttggcaaccctgagCGTATGCTGTGTTCGTGTGGCAGGTTTGTTGACTGGTGTGGTGATCGACTCTGGAGATGGTGTGACTCACATCTGTCCCGTTTATGAGGGCTTCTCTCTTCCTCACCTCACACGCCGCTTGGACATTGCAGGACGAGACATCACACGCTATCTGATTAAGGTGACATATTCCTTTACACTTTTCTTTGCTCACCATGGAAACTGAGGATGACCACTTTGAGCAATGTTACAGGTTTAGTACGTAAAAGAGACAGTCCACCTCAAAAACGAGCATTTTGTCATCTTTGATTcatcctcatgtctttccaagcTTCTGTCAGTGGGGTCCAGTATTGTTTTTACATTACTGTTGTCAATATCAATTCACAGATTCTGTTGAGTTTAACTTCTACTGAACCTGTAACATTTCGTTAAATTGTGTATTTTACAGTCTCATTGTCTTAAATGTTGTTAAAATTGATCAAAGCTAGAATTTTTGTTTCATAAAAAAAGCTCAATCTACAcctgttattattaatatataacaaaCTGTAGCAAAAAGACATCTTTTATCTATTATACATTCATCAAGTGTATTTCATCCATGTAGCTTTTGCTTCTGCGAGGCTATGCCTTTAACCACACAGCGGACTTCGAGACGGTGCGGATGCTGAAGGAGAAACTGTGTTTTGTTGGCTACAACATTGAGCAGGAACAGAAACTGGCCAATGAGACCACCGTCCTGGTGGAGTCCTACACGGTAATGCACTTAAAAACCTAGAAATACACTTACATTTGATGAAAACAGGTATTCTAGGAAATGTCCTTGCAAATCATGAACAAAAACAGGCAACATTTGATACTGTATTGTGTCTCCATTTCAAATGTGGATCCTGAAGCTAAAATTAACTGAGAATCACAGATCTAGTGCACATGAATTTACCTTTCCAGTTGAGATTTCCAGTTAAACCATCGATTTCATTTAGTCCATAGGGAGAATTATTTTTAGTGATAGCCTATAAATATCTAAAGACAGAGTTGTTAATAAATGGTATATGCTTTTGTTCAAACCATCCATTtcaacttattttttaaaataccacTGTTAAACAGTGGAATTTGTagtaaaaactacattacccatgatgctgTGCACAAATTCCACCAATCAGTCACCAAGAGCTCTTTAACTCCACCCACTCTGATGAAACACTGCAGATTTCTGTCATTATGTcagtatatatttgtttatatattgatatttagcaaaaaaaaaattaaacattgtttCTATAGTTAAAATAGTTTCGTATtccaccagtttttttttttttacatttttcatatgTTACTCTTGTATCTTtgtattcttatttgtttttactttttatgtcaAGTCAAAGTTGGTTGGTTTGGTTCAAaatgctttaaaggggtcattggatgcccatttttcacaagttcatatgattctttagggtcttaatgaaaagtctctaatatactttagTTAAAAATTCCCAATAGTAGTATAAAAAAAcactagcctgggtttccccatcctgccttgcgcagcgcgattttattcacgcttctagtctagtctggaaaccatggacctaattttcacctcagatagggaaccaatcacagaacggggagggagcagcaagacgatgacgccttctatgcgactcaccgaagcagtttgttactatggatccagcatggcagcagccgcgaagttatctttcgtgtctacaccggacgcgagcggcgtgacccgacgcgacaaatgacattagaacctattatgctgtctacactggatgcggcgagacacggcaaatcccgactgtaatctgctgccgcgttctatttatgacgtgctcacacaaaagtttaaatgatttgcaacggtcgccttgtcgcgtccagtgtagacacggtatagtgttctaagtagtttagaacgcaagtttattttgaaaaaaagagcaactttaggcgttcgctctacatacgtcatccgatataattgaaacgattggcaatgagctacgcacaggcgcatttgatagacattcgtatcgcccaataaacggctctgggcattcgtaaaccacgcctcaaatacgagaaaatgaacatgtggttcccagaccacgaatcatgacgaagtcataacgtggtctggcgttagccaggctaaaaaaacacccctttaccttgtcaaaatcagctctgcaaaatttcagctcattttaagacatggcccctttaaatgccacgagctctgctcgccccgcccctctctgggattatgtttaccttagccgcatttagccgagtttagctgcatttagccgcatttagacGTGTTTAtcgcgaaacttgccaacaagcacattattaagaaaggccatttgcaaagatgccaaaaaaacccttatacccacttctgctgtgggtgaagatgcatcaggaatgatttgcacgaaaATATGTACATCAGGAATggtgctttccatttaaaaacatacgtaacgttaaacctctgcgtcttcagcggctcagatgtcaggagtaaatgactactgctattttcattattacatccaacaacaaaacacctcaattgctcaattagagtcttcctctgcacctgagtcacacgaAGGCGATTGTATtcgactgtttcagctcggtgagggcggggctaaggtaagacactcatgtcaatcaaacgACAAGAAGCTAAAAACGaaatcatggtcaatctcaaaaacggcttgtttgtcgtaattatgcttttagatataagtttgtctcgtttacagtaaaaaatagcccaggttgcattttggcaatagttatcctttaaagattaaaaaaataccactgggtggatttttatcattgtagggtggttgtgtacacaaactaccaacacacatcaatgttcaaacaacatggaaaagtgagttttgcacctgatgacccctttaacaaagaCTTCCCTGTAAGAAAAGTGAATGGAAAACAAACTCAAAAACAATTTGGCACTAATGCACTATGTATCTGCACACAGAGGGCGCAAGAGAGCTTCTATAAGTACCTCATGCATGTATATTTAAACTTGACTGGCCTCTACAGAAAATAAAAGACTTTACTGACCTTTTTTGCGTGCAGTTACCAGACGGGCGGACGATAATGGTTGGAGGCGAGAGGTTTGGAGCGCCAGAGGCTCTTTTCCAGCCTCATCTCATTAACGTGGAGGGTGTTGGTGTGgccgaactgctcttcaacaCCATCCAGGCAGCAGACATTGACACCAGGTCCGAATAATTCAACAGCTTCATCGTCAATTAGCCGTTTAATGCTTGACTCTGTGCAAAAGTTGACTTGATGGTCAGTAATTGGACAGATTTGTTCTGTAAATGTTCTTCAGCTAACAAGTTAGGGGATATTTTTATCCGAGACCTTTCGGAGAGACTTTACTCAGCACAGCTAGTTTTTAAAAAGGGATATTTCAGTTTAAATAGAAGCGAAGCAGTTTTTCTGAGGTCATATTCAAAACATCACAGTTGTTTCTGATAGAAATGTAAACGGATTTCCATCTGGGAAGCTTATTTATGTCTTATTGTCCATCTGCAGGTCTGATTTCTACAAGCACATTGTTCTGTCTGGAGGATCCACCATGTATCCTGGGCTTCCTTCCCGTTTGGAGCGTGAGATCAAGCAGCTGTATCTGGAGAGAGTGCTGAAGGGAGACACTGAGAAACTTACTGTAAGCCATTGtgctaaatttatttatttattttttgttgttgttgcaaattatttttgcattagaaaatatttttttcccatattTAATGCATAAACCTCTTTGCTTGATTTATGCTTAAAACGACAAAAATTTAATTGGGCTGcaatgttgttattgttaactaaatctaaaactacaataccagtcaaaagtttttgaacagtgagatttttgatgtttttaagtcttttctggtcaccaaacctgcatttattggatctgaagcacagcaaaaatagtcaaattaattttgaaatatttgtactagttaaaataactgctttctatttgaatatattttaaaatgtaatttattcctgtgatgcaaagctgatttttcagcaccattactccagtcttcagtgtcacatgatccttcagaaatcattctaatatgttgatttgcttttttattattagtattaatatttaaaacagttgaggacatttttcaagatttttaaatgcatagaaaaatccaaagatcagcatttatttaaaataaaaaggttttgtaacattatacactttatacaccattcaaaagcttcgagtcagtatttttttttttttgagggggaaTTAtaaaaattgatacttttatttagcaaggatgctttaaattgatcaaaaaggatgataaagacatttataatgttacaaaagatttctatttcagatctgttcttctgaactttctattcatcaaagaaacctgaaaaaatatatactaaGCTGttttcagcaaatcagcatattataatgatttctgaaggatcatgtgattgcaGTAATAaagcttaaaattcagctttaaattcacaggaataaattacacttcaaaacatattcaaatagaaagtagttattttaagtaataaaaatattttaaaaatgtaccgtttttttgttgtactttggatcaaacaaatgcaggcttggtgagacttctttaaaaaacattacttactgttcaaaaccttttgactggtagtttatatataaagaaaaacaattttggtaattgaaataaagttgCTATATCTATAAACATGAGATgaataagaaaaataagaaaataagaaaaactatacaaattagacattttttaattcctttttttacacagaaaaaaaataaaacttaaattactaaaagtaaaactgaaatacaaatttacttaaatatatagaaatatttaaaatacaaatactaatgaaataaactaaaactttaactataatcaaaatgaaaaattgataatataaaaataaaagccaattaaaaatattaataaatactataataatgtACAAATAATATTCAAATAACATTAATGCAGGACAAAGAAAAAATTGAAGATATATTttcttaaatgtgtttttatatctaATGCATCACaaatttcaatatatatatatttttatactttaGGCTGATTAACTGGCAATTTGTCTTTTTTCTCTGACTGTAAGTTTTGCACATTTTTGTAAACTCGATTATTATTTATACATGAGGTCCCAGGTGAGCAGTTTTACATCACAAAGGCCTTAGAAAAGCAGGAGAGAGCTGCTACTGAGATGTAAATGAAGCTGACAGAGCTCCTCCTCACAATAAACTTAACGTAACTTAGTGTAAAATTTCACATTCAGAAGATACAGGCTATATGTCAGAAACTGAGCTCTTGTATTAGTTGTATACTAGATTAAAAAGTTTAACAAGACAAACTttaaagttggcttgagaaaagccggaccagaaagtttgacaagtttaaaagctttaaaaagtaaaaaaaaaaaaaaaaaaaaaagtttaaaaaagtttaaaaaagtttttaaagttttaagtttgactgTTAaatagtttaaagtagttttaaaagcttaaagttgatAGACAGGtagatagcaagttactagcatgttgtttgcatggttagcaagttgctacaATGTTTAtagcttgattagcatgttgctagcacgattagcaagttactagcatgattagttactagcatgttgttaacatgattagcatgtcaatgatatgttgttaacatgattagcaagttactagcatgttagtatAATTCTAACagattagcattattttagcataattagcaagttactagcacgattctggcatgattagcatgttactaacacgTTGTTAGCATGATGAACAAattactagcctgtttctaacatgattagcatgttactagcatgttgttagcatgattagcaaattactagcatgtttctagcatgattagcatgttactagcatgttagtatAATTCCAACagattaacattattttagcataattagcaagttactagcacgattctggcacgattagcatgttactaacacgttgctagcatgattaacaaattatttccctgtttctagcatgattagcatgttattagcatgattagcaaattactagcctgtttctagcatgattagcatgttactagcatgttagtatGATTCTAAcagattaacatgttactagcatgattagcaagttactagtatgttagTATAATTCTAACagattagcattattttaacataattagcaagttactagcacgattctggcatgattagcatgctactaacacgttgttagcatgattaacaaattactaacctgtttctagcatgattagcatgttgttagcatgattagcaaattactagcctgtttctagcatgattagcatgttactagcatgttagtatAATTCTAACagattaacattattttagcataattagcaagttactagcacgattctggcatgattagcatgttactaacacgttgttagcatgattagcaaattactagcatgattagcatgttactaacatgttgttagcatgattagcaaattactagcctgtttctaacatgattagcatgttactagcatgattagcaagttactaacatgttagtaTAATCCTAACagattagcattattttaacataattagcaagttactagcacgattctggcatgattagcatgttaataacaCGTTGTTAGCATGATGAACAAattactagcctgtttctagcatgattagcatgtaactagcatgttgttaacatgattagcaaattactagcctgtttctaacatgattagcatgttactagcatgttagtatGATTCTAAcagattagcatgttactagcatgttgttagcattattagcaaattactagcctgtttctagcatgattagcatgtaactagcatgttgttaacatgattagcaaattactagcctgtttctagcatgattagcatgttactagcttgttgttagcatgattagcaaattactagcctgtttctaacatgattagcatgctagtATGATTCTAACagattagcattattttagcctaattagcaagttactagcatgattctggcatgattagcatgttactagcatgttgttagcatgattaaattactagcctgtttctagcatgattaacatgttactagcatgttagtatgattctagcatgattagcaagttactagcatgttagtatAATTCTAACaaattagcattattttagcctaattagcaagttactagcatgattctggcatgattagcatgttactagcatgttgttagcatgattaaattactagtctgtttctagcatgatcagcatgttactagcatgtttcaagcgtgattagcaagttagtttgaGCGCATTATAAACATAGCACATAGAAGAGAAGCAtaattgagtctcaaaggattctgggagttttgacagttggagtttgaacgtcttggctcatttgaacattctgtcaatgtaagtcaatgggatttttcccagtttcagtcgtttttttgaggaaaaccgtAAGTGTaagcctgagtttggagtttgtggagttaaagctctaggagcagCTGGAATAGCATTTCAATAAAAGTAACTGGTTTCAGTCAAGCttatttctttctctttctttcccaCAGAAATTTAAAATCCGCATCGAAGACCCTCCGCGGCGCAAACACATGGTGTTCATGGGAGGAGCGGTGCTGGCCAACATCATGAAAGACAAAGAGTCCTTCTGGCTCTCGAGAGCAGAGTACGAGGAGAAAGGCCTGAAGGTGCTGGACAAACTGGGAGGAGCACTGAGATGAAGCCCTCATCTACTTCACACCCAACTCCTGCACACCACAGACATCTGATCTCCTTATATACGGCTAATTATggctttaaaatatataaatactcaTAAATAACTGATCAAATCAATATTGATAAATACTGAGAGGTCATAGTCAGGGTTGTTATAGTTAAGTAAAACCATAAAGCAATTTttgcattttgaaataaaataaactttaactgaattaaagtataaaaacttactttatttcattttcttttcattttctgttatttctcatttttatttagtttatcttcatctatattttatttctcatttatttagtttattttcatgtattaaatgaactcaaattttaataaaattgaaaacaATTTGACAACTATAAacattagaaaataaataaaactaataaaaatgacaaaacattcaattcaaaatatgaataaaaacaataatactacCTCAATTACactaaatttttaatgtttttttaaagaagtcgcttctgctcaccaaacctgcatttatttgatccaaagtacagcaaaaaaaaaaaaaaaatctcatttgaaataatagctttaaataaaatataaccagGGTTATTTTactatacgctaccagtcaaaagtttttgaacagtgtgatttttaatgttttgtaaagaagccttttctgctcaccaaacctgcatttatttgatataaagtacagcaaaatcagtaaaattttgaaatatttttactattttaaataaatgttttctatttgaatatattgtaaaatataatttattcctgtgatcaaaactgaattttagcatcattactccagtcttcagtgtcacatgatctttcagaaaactggagtaatgatgctgaaaatatttcaaaatgttactgtttttgctgtattttggatcaaataaatgcaggcttggtgagcagaaacggcttctttaaaaaacattaaaatctcagTAGTGCATATTATTTCAAATGagatttaaataatattacttaaataaaatatatatatattttaattttagtaataaaaacaaaaaattttacTCTATTTATGAACAGTTTTTCCCTTTTAAACGGCTCCTTGAGACTAATTTGTTGTCAAAGTATAAACTTTGAATCtttgaataaagctgaaataaaataaagcacaaatattagatgaaaatgttaaataaaaaaatatagaaattataaaTCAAAATGAATAAGTGAAATCAcgtaaattactaaaactgaaataaaaattacgcaacacacacacacacacacacacacacacacacacacacacacacacacaagtactacaacataaatattaaatgaaaatgttCAAAAACTATAAAAATTGTAAACAGAAATGAATATGTGAAATCgcttaaattacaaaaatatagcctatacatatacacacacatatatatatatatatatatatatatgtacacacatacatacatacaaatactacaaaaataaatgatGTTAGCacctaaaatgaataaaaactaagaaaatgttacatttttagaaatattttacaaaatacaaaatattttactttatttatgtgctgttttttttttttttttaacgagtTACAGTTTTGTCAGATTTAAATAACTTCTGGAGACTTTTGTCCAAGAGAATTTTGCTCTCAAAGCATAAACTTTGAATCTAATCATGTACACAAAaatgaaatacataaataaaataaatgtcaatTTGAAATGAAAGATGACTTGGCTAAACATTTTGAAACTAAATAAAAGTTATTTGTTGATAATGAATCTCTCTTATTGTTATTTTCCCAGCCAATCCACTTTTTGAGTCTCATCTAATCTAATAGCTATTATTACTAAATTGCTGCTGCCATCTAGTGGACTAGAAAGACTACAAAATGTGTATAAAACAGCAAACCATAATCCAGCAGCTCCAGAGAGAGATATCAGGCGTTTGCATTCATAATAGCGTATGTTTAATACTGTATGTCAGTGAACAAGCGTACAGCATCGTTCCCTAAGCAGTAAACATTCATTGAAATTAATCTGAGCGTGGTGATGTCCTATGAAGCATATTGTTCATTCATGCATCACAATGAGCCGCATCACAAACCAACAACGCATGCATCGGCCAAGAGGTCAACTGATCCAGCAATAAGAAGCATCGAAGCTGAACTGAAGTCATATTCAGAGTCATAGAATAAGCATCACATTTATAGTTACACACTTCACTGTAGAAAGAAAGTATTACAAGTTCACATTCAGAGTCAGAGTGAAACTGCTGAAAGAGCATTTGATGAAACAGTCGGTTGGCGGGACATTTGCAGGAAACGCTGCCGTGTGCGTCTGACTCATTTACTACGCAAACATTTATAGATTTAACTCAGATTAATGTAAAAGAAAANNNNNNNNNNNNNNNNNNNNNNNNNNNNNNNNNNNNNNNNNNNNNNNNNNNNNNNNNNNNNNNNNNNNNNNNNNNNNNNNNNNNNNNNNNNNNNNNNNNNNNNNNNNNNNNNNNNNNNNNNNNNNNNNNNNNNNNNNNNNNNN belongs to Garra rufa chromosome 3, GarRuf1.0, whole genome shotgun sequence and includes:
- the LOC141331414 gene encoding actin-related protein 2; this encodes MDSGGRKVVVCDNGTGFVKCGFAGSNFPDHIFPALVGRPIIRSDTKVGNIEIKDLMVGDEASECRSMLEVSYPMDNGIVRSWEDMLHLWDYTFGPQRLNINPPDCKVLLTEPPLNPLKNRQKIAEVMFETYRFHGIYIAIQAVLTLYAQGLLTGVVIDSGDGVTHICPVYEGFSLPHLTRRLDIAGRDITRYLIKLLLLRGYAFNHTADFETVRMLKEKLCFVGYNIEQEQKLANETTVLVESYTLPDGRTIMVGGERFGAPEALFQPHLINVEGVGVAELLFNTIQAADIDTRSDFYKHIVLSGGSTMYPGLPSRLEREIKQLYLERVLKGDTEKLTKFKIRIEDPPRRKHMVFMGGAVLANIMKDKESFWLSRAEYEEKGLKVLDKLGGALR